The Micropterus dolomieu isolate WLL.071019.BEF.003 ecotype Adirondacks linkage group LG14, ASM2129224v1, whole genome shotgun sequence DNA segment aattttatatctgttttgaaattatatcagtatacctcattataccgatataccgcccagACCTAACTTGAACAGAAGAGAGCCGTTGTTTTTACAATGACATGTCAAAATTTCTGCTGTGACAACGACCTACGGATCACACTGTATTACATTTGGGTGGATTGTAATCTAAAATGAGACAAATACCACTAACTACATGCCCAAGAAACAAGTGGCCCCTCCCAACCTGTTGCTGGCTCCAGGGCTGTCTCGGCCCCTTTCGCGCTCTCTGTCACGGGGGCTCTCACGGCCCCTCTCGCGATCGCCGCCATCCCGCACCACAGCGCTGTACTTGTCCTCCTCAGTTTTGCACTCATCATTTTCCAGGCCGACTCGATGGCGATACTGGGGGCTAGACTCAATCTCACTGGCCAGGCGAGCAGCGCGTGCCTCCCTCTGTCGGAAGACCTCGGAGTTGCCCTTCTCCAGTGGCACACTGCAGGACAGCAGGAGGAAGGTGAgacaaagaaacatgttttcctGCTCTCTGCTTTAAGTTGAATTGACTAGTGAGGTCAGCAGGAGTGGTACAGTATTTGGTAAGAATGACAACCTGTAAACTCCTGGTCAACAATGACATAAGTGGACAATACTGCCATTTAAGGATGATGGATGTAATGGATGTATTGTAAACAGATTCTCACTTTTGATTTGTAATTATACCAGAGATGCTGCCAAAAGTACAATACAAAAGATATATATGTAAAGTCTCACTACTCAGAGTACCAACTTCCAATTTTTTCTCCTGGTCTCCTTGCAAAAACTTTTACAGTAAtcttagtaataataatttatcaaGAAATTGTGAAAGCAATGAATCTATGTGGAAACTTACGTATACATGGAGAGGCTGGAATCATATGTTGACGTGACTCCGTATTTCACTTCATTGTAACGGAACATCTCATTGGCATCCCAACCATTGGacttaagaagaaaaaaacaaaacaattaaaaaagggAGATTATTGGTGTGGATAAATAATTGGTGCTTATAATAATGCTTAGTACAACagtttaaaaatttttttatttcttgtggCATATCAGACTAATGAGTTAAAAAGATTGAGTATGAATGatcaactgaaaaaaacactgtatgtgtatatataaaaagtacGTTAGTTGGCGTTTCTGTATGGGTTAAAGAGACAGTGCAACTCACAGCATCATTTTCCAGATCATAACTCTCTCCATTGCTGTCTCCTCCCTCCCATCTCTGCAAGACCTTCTCCTTGTGATCTCCATTGATGCGACTAGAGCTGATGGCTGTGTCTGTAAAGGTGtctaaaagcaaagaaaaaaaagaaacattcttAAAGTGTTACCTTTGGCAAGAGTTTGTGCCCACCTGCATTTGGGTCCGATTCAAACCATTACATTATGTAACATTGTTATTATTTGCTTACTTCTAACCGTACTGCAAAAAACTGGAGCCTAGACTTcaaatcaattattttctctCCCCTTTTCACAAAATCAAGAGGCAATTTAAACCAGCCAAACAAAGTCAGCTCAGAGACTTTACTCCTTGTTATTCGAACTGTGCACTTTGTCAAAATTTACAACACTTGGAAAACCAGTTACTATAACTCAAGGATGCTCTTAGCATGAACGCAATCTAATGCTTACTTTCagtcctcttttctttttaaaagagGAACTACATGTCTTCGCTACTAATGCACTGCAGGTCTGTGAAGaacttgtatttgtttctttccCTGTTACCATGGCCccccagcatgtgtgtgtttgtacctcTGGTGGCAAAGTTGAGGTCAACATCTCTGCAGATCATAGTCACCAGGTCCGAGGGGCTGAAGATCATGGTGTCAGTGATTTCCTCCCTCCGTGGCGGAGCTGATGTTgggccctcctcctccttgctgCGTTTGTGTACAGCGTCCACAGCCAACTCACACTAAGGACCAAACATTGGGATggcagcagaaatttgaggacTGTGTGAACTCACAGAGCAGAAattaagcaataaaaaaaaaaaaacacatttttccttgaCATAAGTTTACCGTTATAGTGACAGGATTACTTGCAGAGCTTCATTAAATTGGCACAGGGAAGTGCATGCCTTTGTGCTCAACATGAGCTTCTTACCCGAGAACTGAGAGTCTTGAATATGCCTTCAAATACACTGCCATTCTTCACTCTTATGTCACAGGTGGAACCCTGAGAGCGAGAAAGATTTTGTTAAGGACCTTGTTTCACCAGAAAAGTCAGTCAGAAACAAATTGCTATTTAGATCAGTGACACACCCAAAACTAGAACAGCATTTGCGgattaaacatattttgtacACTGCGCAGTGTGCTTctttacagacaaaagtaataTATGGCAGTTTTTCATGGCCagatggaacaaggatttaaccCTATTTCAGCTGCTGTAAGTCTTCACTACCATTCATTTCCTAAAATAATCATCCTGGTCTGAGAAGTAAGtaagtgaaatgtttttgtatagTGCTTTTTACAGCAAGTGCTTTAACAAAGCAGTATATAACATACAAGAAAGAAATCAAAGAAGATGAAGTGACCTCCAGAAGAACACTGTTAACAAGCTAAATGACTTACCACAACAGCTGTGAGGAAATGAAGCATTCTGGCATTGTTGTACACACCCTCGAACACCTGCAGATGGAAAAGGGTTTAAAGTATCCATCAAGAGACGTTTCACTAAGACAAGACATAAAAACTTGTCAGCATCGATATACTCACAGGAGATGACTGGAATGACGGCTTTGCAGAAGTTCGATTCCTGTGAGAAACAGCACAGTTAAAATGCCTTTGTCTGCTTAGAAGACAAAGGAGAATAACTTGTTTTTTAAGGACAGTTAAAGCAGTGACTATTCCACATTGCTCATTTACAGCATATGGCTAGTTGAGAAGTGGACAAGCTTACATAGGACGCCTGATGAGTTCCCAAATCAGCATTCCTACTGCACATAAGACTTGTTCTCTAGAATCACCTATTGTGAATATAAACCTTATTGATACTGTCAAACTTTATGGCTTAGAGCAAAAACAGTGGCATCTGAACAGAGGCATTTTTATAAGGAGGTATGGTGTCGTATTATTTTCAGCCTTAAAGAAAACTTCAATATTAGTTAACATCAGGAAAAGCATGTTTGAGTTTTACTGTtccctttaaaaatatttaatgtcttcaaaaaataaaaggaagagGTACAGCCACATTTAAACCATGTCAACATTTAGACTTGAATTGAAAACGTTGATTAGAGCAAACTTTCATCTTCATACATGCAACAAAAAGGTATTGAGATCAATCTGGATGAAACCTCCATAAAGAATGATCAAATGGGATGATATTGCTGCTAGTCACATACACGGTTGCAAAACAAAGACTGAGACAAGAGTTTAgtaaacacacactcctctcaGATTCACGCCACACATGACCTTGTGCTGGCCCtaaaatatattcagtattAATTATAACGTTTCTTTATCATGCTTTCTTTAGCTACAAAGACGTGTTGtcgtaaaaatgtttttatttttatcaaaacatCAACGTCCCTTCTCTGACAGGCCAGATAAACTTTGTTTCGCCTGTATGCTAATCTGCTCCTCTTTGCTTTCACCAAACTTGGACCCACCTCACTTTTTTGTCTTGGGTTCAATTTGAGGATTCTGATTGGCCCACAAtcactgtcaatcaaacacaaacTAATCTCATTGGCCTTGAGATAAGCTTCTATTTCCGAGACACACCCACAGCGCTTTAACCGGTAGGCCTCTGAGTCACAAGACAATCCCCGGACTGTCCTAAAAGCACATCCCCAGCACGCTTACCTCCCGGCCGGTGTCCTGTTCCCGCTGTTGATGCCGCTGACTGGAGACGACATTCCACCGGGGCCCGTGGTCCCGTTAGACGCTTTTCTCCCGCCTGAGCCgggttgctgctgttgtttcatCATCGTGAAGCGTTGACAGTAACTGTTACAAAGTGTAAGCTAACTTATAAGAAACACTGAAACCTGTCGACGTGAAGCGAACTATCTTTAGCGATATCGCCTATCCCGAGGAGCGCAGAGCCGGTGTAACCTCACTAAGACCGGCTACTGGAGCTAATCTTGCTAACACCACTGACTTGTGGCCTAAAACGTAAAGGCAAAAAACCTcactattttaattaaatgtaactAAACAAATCCCCCTAACTATCTACTGTGTAACCACAGCGGTTGTGTCAAAGCAAGCGACTAATAAAATTACACGCGTTTCCGTGTAATTACTTAGCAGCAGCTAAAGTTAGCTGAGTTAGCATTAGCTTTGATCTTCACTTCGCTTCCCTCCGGGATTTACTTTCTTCTCTGTCGCGTCGCCTTGACTCCGGCACCGCTGACCCTTCCGTTTAAAAAACAAGCTATCAGTGTTACTGTCAGTTGCCTCAGGAAGCTAAGATTGTTCAGGTTTCTTAATGAAAACCTGCTGCGGTCGGTCAACACCACCTCTCGGTAGGTTCACTTGACTCAATCCGCGCGCGACTGACTGGAAACCGGCTGGGAGggtggaggggggagggggcgTTGACGTGCGCGTGCGCCTTCGGCCTACTAGTGAGCCGGAGTGACGTGTGCGTTGAATCGATACTTGATAATGATTTCGTACTAAGGGAACTCTTTGGTTATTGATAACTTACTTTATAATTTTGTATGGAGAAATACAACACTCTATGTTAGAACAACAGTAGGCTATTAATGAACTCCTATGGTGGCTTCTTTATTTCTCTACCCTTTTTACATAGCCTACAGTAACCTATATGCTCTACCCTCAACAATTGGATAAGACAGTATTTAAGAAATGCAGCCTCAATCTGGAATTTGGTTCTGTTCTCAAAGTTTGGAGGTCTTCATACTTTTCAGCTAGCATACAATGTTGAAAAAATCTCCATAAAACTATCAAATTTACAATTGCTCCTTTCCTAAACATAAATTTTCCCCTCACAGATAGCTACTACATCTGAAACAATAGAGACATATTATACATTATTGTGCTACTTCTGTTGGCCACATCTGTTTCTCCTCTAACATGAGAAACAATAACCACCTGCTCTGTTTCAAAAAGAATATCTGTTAAATGTTGTTCCCTATTGGAATAATGTCACTTCAGACTGGAAGAAAATTTGGTGCTTATCTTCTAAATATCTAATTCTAAATAAGGTTAAGGAAGTGTCTTTTAAATGTTGCATCATTATTATCCCTCCAAGGTATTGCTACAAAGATATAAGGACATTGATGTGAACTACCCATTTTTCAAATGGCTGAAGATGTGTATTATTTATCTTGCACTTTATCTCCAAAAGTATTGTTGACTCTGAATTCTCCCTTTCctatgaaaatgtgttgtttggCTTTTTTACTTACCAAGGAAAATCCTTtctcattttgattttattgcttgcaaaatcacatattcaTAAATCTAAATCCATTTTTGACAGGAAATCAAACAGCAGGCTACATTACAACAATCCCACTCTTAAAACAGGAAAGCTATCAAGACCTATTTACcctgtttaatatttttcagTGCTGATTagtgattttttgtttttattctgtcaACCTTATGTTCCCCTGGCATTGTCTACTCTTGTGTGATTTATGTTTACCAAGCTGTTTGTCaataaaagcttaaaaaatGATTTCGTACCTCCTCAGATATGTTTTGTTACtttgttattttataaaaaaaaaaactggtccAACAATAACACAATTTTTGTAACCAAACTGTTCAACAACAACGGATCTTTGTTGCTGTCCTGGCAATAaaggtaaaggtactttatttgtcacatacacataaatgtagcgaaattcattctctgcatttaacccatctcTGAAGGGAGCAATGTCCCCATTCTAGCAGATTCTGGAAATATGTGTCTGAATATATCATTGGTAACATTGACAGTGAATTCTGTCTTTGTTGGGAAAATGCACTGTTTTCACAATAATagtaacagaaaacaaagattCTTTCTTAATGAATCTTTTGATCATTCTTGCCTACCATGCCTACAAAGCcacatttagtcattttaaacCTTTAAGCCTATATAGGCAACTGAGCAGTACATTTATAGGCCcatctgattaaaaaaaaagaaagaaattaatttgtgctgtttgttttatgtttttgtatgaacCCCATGtcttgtctttatttgtattaacgaCTATTCTTGTTCTTGTTCATTGTATTTGATAAtaaagttatatttaaaaaaatgatttcGTACTGAAGATTGATGGTTTCTCCTGTACACGTGGCAGTCAACCCACCACACAAaacatcattttttatttttttttatacaatgtATCACCATGATATTTATTCATTCCTTCTTCCACCTTTTCATGTGTAACGCTGCTGTTGCTTGCTTTAATTTTTCATCACATTTATGAATTCATCAATAAGCTATTGCAGAAACTTTGTCAGTGCGTCTATACACGCGTTATTACGACTGTAAGCTACAAACAGCATGGCGGCCTTCACAGAGAGCGTTTGCGTTACATAGCAGGAGTTTCCCAAGGGTCTTCATATATCCTTTAATCTTACTCTCTTCTGCCAACAGCAAACCTCCTTCGTCTGTTGAAATTGTAAGTACCTTTAATTCTTGAGCTGATTTGTTAGTTGCAATGAACCCACACATTCGTACAAATATAGTATGTTCTTGTGAAATGAAGTCTAAATGAAGAGCTACCTCACTAATGTTATGAACTAAAGAATGCTATTGTCTTTGTAGATTTGGTAGACCAACACCAAACAATACCAACACAGCAGGTAACTTTATTGGTTGGTTGGTCAGTATTGCATTTTTGCCCAAATGTTGAGTGCTAACGTTACTCCGTCgaaaatttgtgttttattatcaaataaacacatctTGAAGGTAGTTCTTCCCTAAATAATAGTGGCTGCAATCAACTAGAATTCATGTGGACTACAGTGGATTTTAATGGGGAGTTGAATGCAGACAGTAACGTAGGTTTTTTGTCAGCAATTTGGTCTTGCACCTAGAAGAGACAGATtctaaaaatcaaaaaaaaaaaaaaaaaaacacacagtcaaaATCGAAGTGTTACATGTCGAGATTGATTTCATGACTTTCAGTCCCTAGTATAAGTAACTTTTGTTTAGTAACGCTtagcctacatttcccataatgcaaccaaTGGCTTTAGACCGCCCTTGCCCACCTCTTCCAAACCCCACACCTCCAgtttgtttcctgttaaaatgttGAGTCTCCAGCCCAAGCTGagaaataaccctgatgacatcaccagAGTTGTTTGTTCGATCTTCAGTAAGCTCCTCCAGAGTCCccaaaaaacataatacaatGGAGCTGAGTTTTGTGATGTGTAAACTGAACTTTATGTGAAAATTTGGTCCCTGTAAACCTTTATCTGTCCATCATATGTAGCGATTGATTCATTACTGCTCGAGTGGTTGAGCTTCGGCCCTGCATAGTTCCtcattcattgtttattttaatgggGTACATTAGCAGCAGTATAGGAAGTAGTATTACCTGTCAAGCCTGATGTgataagtacttttacttttgagtAATAGTCCATTGTAGTATCAAGTTCTATTTAACTAAAGATTAAAGCAGTTTTGGCCTCACGCTCTACAGCTGCCATGAAAAAAGTCATCACGTCCACCTTTCTGACCATGTTACCGTCACTCTACAGGTGTGCATCTCACATGTTGAGAAAGAAGCTTCCCCCCCTGCAGAGCTTCCTGCATCTAGTTTCCAGACGTTCCAATCACCTTGCCAGACAGCAGTATGATGTCATTGTCGTGGGTGGGGGTCATGCGGGGACCGAGGCAGCGGCGGCAGCGGCCAGAGTGGGAGCTGAGACACTCCTGGTCTCACAGAAAATACACACTATCGGTGAGGGGAAGGGCTTCATTATAGAGGCCGTACAAAAAGCTGATTTTCCTCTTAGCACAGTCTGTCAATctagatatttttttaaacaggtgccacagttttgttgttgtgatcAAGGCCAATGACAACGCCTTTTCTTTCCAGGTGCCCTGTCCTGTAACCCGTCTCTAGGAGGAGTAGGGAAGGGCCAGCTTGTGAAGGAGGTCGATGCCCTGGATGGGCTGTGTGGTCGAGCAGGAGACTGGGCCGGGATCCATTTCTCCGTCCTGAATCGTAGAAAGGGCCCTGCTGTGTGGGGCCCGAGGGCCCAGCTGGATCGCCAGCGCTACCGTGAATTTATTCAGGTATCCCCTACACAGATGTAAAAGAAGAAGGAGGTTTCATGTTCTGCATTTATAACAGAGTGTTTCCTTGtggattaattaaaaaatgtcactgtgtgtgccTGCTGTGTCTCATTCAGTCTGAGCTGCTGTCCACTCCCAGGCTGACAGTGTTGGAGGGCTCAGTTGAGGAGCTGCTGGTGACAGAAGCAAACCCAGAGGAGCCTGGACACCACAGAGTCACTGGGATACGTTTGGGTAGGGAGGGAAAGAGCTGCCAGTGTaaccacttttattttgatttaaatttctGCATTCAGTTTTGTAATTTAAGTGTCATcagcacattttatttgtttgaccATTTTTGTTAAAGTTTTAGTATCAAATTCAGATACATTTTCATAttctatttattctttttctgtatttttctttgtcCAGGAAATCATTTTATATATGTAAATTATAAATGtcagacagattttttttcttctgacatCTTCTCAGCAAATGGAAGTCACCTGATCTCAGCCAGCTCTGTGGTCCTCACTACTGGTACTTTCTTGTCCGGCTCCCTCTTCATGGGCCAAACCACGTCCCCTGGGGGTCGGATTGGAGATGCCCCGTCGAGTGCCGGGCTTTCCCAGACACTGAGGGAGAGGCTGGGGCTGAGGATAGGCAGACTGAGGACCGGCACCCCTCCCAGGATTGTGAGGGATTCAGTGGACCTTTCCCTGGCTGACCTTCACCCCCCTGACGCTCATCCAACTCCTTTCAGCttccttaacacacacacacgctgcaaGGTGAAGTTTATGTGAAGTACTCTTTGTTTAGTCCAATTTCTAACTTAGAGACCTACTTTTATTCACCAAAATTTATGAAATAAAGCCCCAAGTGATGTCTTGAAGTTGCTAATTGTGTCTCACCAACACTCAAAAAAGAGGTTTTTACATAAGTTATATGAAATCAGCAAATCTTAACATTAGAGAAGCTGTAACCAACAAATTTTATGATGTAAAGGGTTAACcaagaatttatttaaatgattaaccaACTGTTGTTCATCACTAGTATTAGTATTAAGGGAAAAGctttataatttaaataatgtagTAGATCTTAAAGTGCAAATGACTTCTACATTATATCTTATACTTGAATCCTTTCTAAAAAAATgaatgctttattttgaaacgAAAATCTTCTTAAGCCTGAAGAGCAGCTGCCTTGCTACCTGACCTATACTACTCCTGGTGTGGAGAGAGTGGTGAGGGAGAGTCTTCATCTCAACTGTCACATACAGCAAGACACCAAGGGTCCCAGGTACACAAAAAACGCAAAGGTCATACACAGTGTGTTCTGAAACCTGGAAGTAATAACTCTAGCCCTCGTCTCTCTTAGATACTGCCCCTCCATTGAGTCGCGAGTGCTTCGCTTTCCAGGCCGAAAGCACCAGGTGTGGCTAGAGCCTGAGggggtgacctctgacctgttgTACCCTCAAGGTCTGTCCATGACCATGCCCCCTGACACGCAGCTTCACCTCATCAGAGAAATCCCTGCCATGCGCAGAGCTGAGATCCACACACCTGGTACGCTGCCAGAATCCCAGTTGCTCATAGCTACATGACTGATTTACAGTAAATctaaaaatctgttaaaatgATGCAGCACGTCTACTTGCTTATATTTTTCCAGGTTATGGCGTGCAGTATGACTTTGTGTGTCCCACGCAGTTGAGCCCTGCCCTGCAGGTGAAAAGCACCCAAGGTCTTTTTCTGGCCGGTCAGATTAACGGAACGACGGGGTACGAGGAGGCTGCTGCACAGGTAGATGCTCCCCCCGCTACACTATATTTAGCAATTATTGTGGTTCATAAAACACAAGCTTTGAGACCATTTCCCTCATTCACTGGCTTGCCCTTCCACTCTATCACACATTCAGACTGCACAGAGCAGCTTACTGTATACCCACACGGACCTACAATTAGTCCGGTTACCTCTGAAGTCAATGTCAGCGTCTATGATTTGTTCAGCGATTCAGTTAAGTCTGGTGGTCATTGATGGCTGGAGAAACAGGCTGGAGAAACAATCGACCAATCAGAGCTTAGCATAGGGGGTTAAGAATGgagacattacattttttaaagaaaataagttAGATATAGTTATAGCTTGTTGAACCTGATTAATCACATTTTAACTGGATAGCAGGCGTTATCTAAATGTCAGGCGCATCACATAGTTGGATTTTCCAGGAGCAACTGAATGAGTAGCTCGTTGTGTTATTGGTCTCACTTGTAAAGTAACTTGCTGTTTATATCACTGGGAAGTGGGGAGGGGTggattcttcttccttgtcgcAATTTTGCAAACTTTGGGGATCTACTTTGTGTATTAATTAGGAACCCACAATCCTTTATACTCATACACAAGTAGTCATTTGCGCAACAAAAGACACTCACACATAACAGAAGGCTTAAAAACAATGGCAGAACTGCACCATCATCCTTTCTGACACTGAAACAGATTTCCATAATAACAGTGGAGGATAATGGTTGTTCCTGTCTGCGCAGGGCCTGTGGGCGGGGGTGAATGCTGCCCGCCGGGCGCTCTGCATGCCTGCAGTGGCATTGTCTCGGACAGAGAGTTACATTGGAGTTCTCGTTGATGATCTGGTGAGTCGAGGCGTAACAGAACCCTACCGTATGTTCACCAGCCGGGCTGAGTTTCGAACCTCTCTGAGGCCGGACAACGCCGACCTCCGCCTCACTCTGAAAGGTAGGCACAGTTGGACTTTAATTATTGAAGCAGCGTGATTTACAAGACAGGATTACAAAATGCAAGACAACCTGTCTcttctcaaactttttttcctctgtcAGGGTTTGCGGAGGTGGGATGTGTTTCCCCCCTGCGCTACCAGGAAGCTGTCAGAGTTAGAGACAGTCTGCAGGATGCACTGGCAGCCCTTCAGGCTCTCGCTTTATCCGCCCCCAGCTGGAGAAAAAAGCTGCCCGACATCGGTATGAGCGAGGCCAAGAGCACCTTACTGACGTGAGAGACAAATATTTCATCTCAAGAAAAAGTCAAAAGTACATCTGTGGTCACATTTTGGTCCTGACTGTTACTTTGGGGCTTCTATTTCAGTGCTATGGATGTGCTGCAATACAATGACGTGTCCTTTGAAATGCTGGCATCTGCCTTCCCAGAGTGCTTTTCGCCTCACATGGAATTCTCACAAAGGCTCAAGATAGAGGGTAAAAACTGATATTGGCATTTTGAAACAACAGG contains these protein-coding regions:
- the mto1 gene encoding protein MTO1 homolog, mitochondrial gives rise to the protein MLRKKLPPLQSFLHLVSRRSNHLARQQYDVIVVGGGHAGTEAAAAAARVGAETLLVSQKIHTIGALSCNPSLGGVGKGQLVKEVDALDGLCGRAGDWAGIHFSVLNRRKGPAVWGPRAQLDRQRYREFIQSELLSTPRLTVLEGSVEELLVTEANPEEPGHHRVTGIRLANGSHLISASSVVLTTGTFLSGSLFMGQTTSPGGRIGDAPSSAGLSQTLRERLGLRIGRLRTGTPPRIVRDSVDLSLADLHPPDAHPTPFSFLNTHTRCKPEEQLPCYLTYTTPGVERVVRESLHLNCHIQQDTKGPRYCPSIESRVLRFPGRKHQVWLEPEGVTSDLLYPQGLSMTMPPDTQLHLIREIPAMRRAEIHTPGYGVQYDFVCPTQLSPALQVKSTQGLFLAGQINGTTGYEEAAAQGLWAGVNAARRALCMPAVALSRTESYIGVLVDDLVSRGVTEPYRMFTSRAEFRTSLRPDNADLRLTLKGFAEVGCVSPLRYQEAVRVRDSLQDALAALQALALSAPSWRKKLPDIGMSEAKSTLLTAMDVLQYNDVSFEMLASAFPECFSPHMEFSQRLKIEAVYRPHCDLQRKEIERIQKEESMSLPQDIDYFSLPVSLSQEVREILDRVRPSTLGAATRLQGITPAAIVHLLNYVRHTGQKERRTHRNRADQKEEGDEKLCARHASLPQ